In Argiope bruennichi chromosome 4, qqArgBrue1.1, whole genome shotgun sequence, a single window of DNA contains:
- the LOC129966195 gene encoding uncharacterized protein LOC129966195: MQFRKNAIGITSDIKKAFLQISLNPKDRDYFKFLWWKDFSRREELITLRHCRVVFGASPNPFLLEATIAHHLENVSDGRKETARQLQKSFYVDNCITSLETREEAAKFISEAKELMSAAKFDLRGWVTSEEIV, encoded by the coding sequence ATGCAATTTCGCAAAAATGCTATTGGAATaacatcagatattaaaaaggcCTTCTTACAAATCAGTTTGAACCCAAAGGATagagattattttaagtttttatggtgGAAAGATTTTTCAAGAAGAGAGGAATTGATCACTCTGAGACATTGTCGAGTGGTATTTGGTGCTTCTCCTAATCCATTTTTACTTGAGGCAACGATAGCTCATCATCTAGAGAATGTCTCAGATGGAAGGAAGGAAACAGCTCGTCAACTTCAAAAatccttttatgtagataactgcATAACTAGTTTAGAAACTAGAGAAGAGGCagccaaatttatttctgaagctaAAGAACTAATGTCTGCAGCCAAATTTGATTTACGAGGTTGGGTTACTTCTGAAGAAATtgtataa
- the LOC129966551 gene encoding zinc transporter ZIP9-like has product MSEILVLLFFSSAMLIGCYMAGMIPLIVSMSEDKLQVVSVLGAGLLVGTALSVIIPEGVNTLYSSQIKQIEALRHMHKESASTQETLVSPADVHGAMDFEAHSVIGVALVLGFIFMLLIDQFSSSHTRHQVSDLESSLKQDRQKITATIGLVVHAAADGIALGAAVTTSHTDIEMIVFTAIMLHKAPAAFGLVTFLMHEGLDRVRIRKHLLIFALAAPVLAIVTYFGISQSTKEKLSSMNATGIAMLFSAGTFLYVATVHVLPEIAVQSHRHSPIGDNSPDSKGFRKVELLALVVGALLPLLLSIGHHH; this is encoded by the exons ATGAGTGAAATATTAGTACTACTATTTTTTTCATCTGCCATGCTTATTGGATGTTACATGGCTGGTATGATACCACTTATAGTTTCTATGTCTGAG GATAAATTGCAAGTAGTCTCTGTATTAGGAGCTGGTCTTTTAGTTGGAACAGCACTTTCAGTCATAATTCCAGAAGGAGTGAATACATTGTATTCATCACAAATTA AACAAATTGAAGCATTGAGACACATGCATAAGGAAAGTGCATCAACCCAAGAAACACTTGTATCTCCTGCAGATGTGCATGGAGCTATGGATTTTGAAGCTCATTCAGTAATTGGAGTTGCATTAGTTTTaggatttatatttatgttacttATTGATCAGTTTAGCTCATCCCATACTAGGCATCAAGTGtcag atctAGAATCATCTCTGAAGCAAGATCGGCAAAAAATAACTGCTACAATAGGACTAGTTGTGCATGCAGCTG cgGATGGCATAGCTTTGGGAGCAGCTGTAACTACATCACATACAGACATAGAAATGATAGTGTTTACTGCAATTATGTTACATAAG GCTCCAGCTGCATTTGGTCTGGTAACTTTCCTCATGCATGAAGGTCTTGATAGAGTGAGAATAAGAAAACATCTACTGATATTTGCTCTAGCTGCTCCAGTTTTAGCTATTGTAACTTATTTTGGTATAAGTCAG TCAACCAAAGAAAAATTGTCTTCGATGAATGCAACTGGCATAGCTATGTTATTCAGTGCAGGTACTTTTCTGTATGTTGCTACAGTTCATGTATTGCCTGAAATAGCTGTACAATCACATCGACATTCTCCTATTGGTGACAACTCTCCAGACTCTAAAGGTTTTAGGAAAGTTGAACTTTTGGCTCTTGTTGTTGGTGCTTTGCTTCCTCTTCTTTTATCCATTGGTCATCACCATTAA
- the LOC129966196 gene encoding uncharacterized protein LOC129966196, which produces MKALKNMQTFKDDSDILKFRTKLILGDEEENFKCPILLPGNHEIIRRLIHQKHCELQHAGLRTLISNLRENCWIISVNKIAKQVSSHYITCKRFKAKPTEPSLAPLPKNRIKVAAAFEVTGIHLAGPLFLRSGEKTWNVLFTCAIYRAVHLELVNSLSTEAFIMALRRFFARRGRVNIIYTDNSTNFVGSSNALKNLDWKKIMSFSTIKKIKWNFNPPTAAWWERMIRMLKEMLRRIFGRKSIDYEELKTLICDCEATINSRPLTYIEDNSEGLRPLIPAWFLQGIPSRDTTDLDEIDSKSLNRRLRFIQKLRHDLRTRFRNEYLAMLVHKGRHTRDESLNVGDIILLETDGKSLHWPLGIVTEVLPGTDGHSRVARVRTAQGEKLRPFQRLYSLEIRSFEKLPFIAQQKDKDTNTQLPATPAVSDQDSSEDDDYITKVTPDVVTKAGRCIKIPNRLDL; this is translated from the coding sequence atgaaagcattgaaaaatatgcaaactttcaAAGACGATTCCGACATTCTTAAATTTAGAACTAAGCTCATACTGGGAGATGAAGAAGAGAATTTTAAGTGCCCTATATTGTTGCCAGGTAACCATGAAATAATACGTCGATTGATACACCAGAAACATTGTGAGTTGCAGCATGCCGGACTTCGAACTCTCATTTCCAATTTGAGGGAAAATTGCTGgattatttctgtcaataaaatagcaaaacaagTTAGCTCTCATTATATTACTTGCAAAAGATTTAAAGCCAAACCTACGGAGCCATCTTTAGCACCTcttcctaaaaatagaataaaagttgcTGCAGCATTTGAAGTCACAGGGATTCATTTGGCAGGCCCATTGTTTTTGCGTTCTGGAGAAAAGACATGGAATGTCCTTTTTACCTGTGCCATTTATAGGGCTGTTCATCTTGAGTTAGTCAATTCCTTGTCCACGGAAGCCTTTATAATggctttaagaagattttttgctAGGAGAGGTCGAGTTAATATAATCTACACTGATAACAGCACCAACTTCGTTGGTTCAAGTAATGCCTTGAAAAATCTAGATTGGAAGAAGATCATGTCGTTTTCcactatcaagaaaattaaatggaatttcaacccTCCAACTGCTGCATGGTGGGAGCGGATGATTCGCATGCTAAAAGAAATGCTAAGGAGAATTTTTGGCCGAAAGAGTATTGATTATGAAGAATTGAAAACTCTTATATGTGACTGTGAAGCTACAATAAATTCCAGGCCTCTCACATATATTGAAGATAATTCAGAAGGTCTAAGGCCATTGATACCTGCTTGGTTCTTACAAGGCATTCCTAGTAGAGATACAACTGATTTAGACGAAATCGACAGTAAAAGCCTAAATAGAAGATtacgttttattcaaaaactacgGCATGATTTAAGAACGAGATTTCGCAACGAATACTTAGCAATGTTAGTGCATAAAGGTCGTCACACCCGAGATGAATCTTTGAATGTTGGAGACATAATTCTCCTTGAAACTGATGGAAAAAGCCTTCACTGGCCCTTAGGAATTGTAACTGAAGTCCTCCCTGGAACAGATGGACATTCAAGAGTCGCCAGAGTAAGAACAGCTCAAGGGGAAAAATTAAGACCATTCCAGAGACTTTATTCCTTGGAAAtcagaagttttgaaaaattaccatTCATTGCTCAGCAAAAGGATAAAGACACAAACACTCAACTTCCTGCAACTCCAGCTGTTTCAGATCAAGATTCCAGTGAAGATGATGATTATATAACCAAAGTAACTCCTGATGTTGTCACTAAAGCTGGCCGGTGTATTAAAATTCCCAACAGACTCGATTTATAA